Genomic window (Thiosulfatimonas sediminis):
ACTGGGTTTTCCAAAGGGTAAAGTTGACCCGGGTGAAACATGGTTGGAAGCGACTTTGCGAGAAAGTAAAGAGGAGATAGCACACCGTCCGCAAACGGTGGAGTTATTGGACAGTGTTTCGCTTGCCGCGGGTTATATGACTCATCAAACGCACATTGTATTGGCAACCGGTTTAGAGCCTGCAATCGCCGAGGGTGATGAACCGGAACCCTTGGAGATTGTGCCTTGGCACATTGACGATTGGGCGAAATTATTGGCTCATCCCGATTTTAGTGAAGGGCGTGCTTATGCGGCCTTGTTTCTTGTTTTAAAGCACTTAGGAAAGATTTAATGGAGCAGTGTACTCAAGCGCATTGGCAGCAGTGGTTACCGCAGGTCTGCCAGATAGCCTTGCAAACTGGGCGCGGTATTTCGCAGATGTATCGCGCAAATCAGGCGCAGCGTTTTGTTGACGTTGAGCAAAAAAAGGATGGCACGCCGGTGACCGAAGCGGATCATTACGCAGACGCGTTAATCTATACGTCTTTGCAAGCGATGACGCCGGATATTCCTTTAGTCACCGAGGAAAGTGTGGCCAAATTTGCGTTTGCAGAGCGCCAGCATTGGTCAACTTACTGGTTGGTCGACCCTTTAGATGGCACCAAAGAGTTTATTGAAGGCACCGGTGAGTTTAGTGTCAATATTGCGCTAATTCATAATCATCGGCCAGTATTGGGTGTGGTGTTTGGCCCTGAAGTGAATCACCTTTATTATGCTGTGCAAGGCGGTGCCGCTTTTAAAGTAGCGGTTGATGTGCAGTCGTTGGATGTCGAGCGGCTGGATATGTCTCAGTTAATGTCGCAAGCGCAGCCTATTCAAACCGCGCGCTTGCAACCGGATGAAATGGCCAATGTGGCGATTAGCCGTCGGCATGGCGGGCGAACGCAATCTTTTATGGCCGCCTTGGGTGAGCATCAAACGGTCAAAATGGGCTCGGCACTAAAAAGTTGTTTGGTGGCAGAAGGCGCGGCGCACGTCTATCCGCGCTTTGGGCCAACGTCGCTATGGGACACCGCGGCTTCGCAAGTGATCGTCGAAGTTGCCGGTGGTGCTGTGCTGAATGCCGCGGGTCATCCACTGGAATATGTGCAAACGCCAACTTTACTTAATCCATTTTTCTTAGTTGTTTGTCAATGTGACTACCCTTGGCCACCGATTCCGGAAGTCATGTAGTATTTTTATTCTGTTATTGTTTAAACGCCCATTTTGAATGGGCGTTTTTTTTGGCGGTATCTAAGTGATGGTCGTTTTTATCTGCACCATTTTATGGTTTTTACCGTTCTTTTTTGGTGCGAGTGTTTTTATTGGAAATCAAGGTGAGTGGTTTGTTTTTTATTAAGTTATTGAAAAATAAGTTTAAATAAGTTTTTGGCATCTCTTGGGCTATATGGAGAACAAAGTTAAATGCTTTCAAAATTTAAAAACAACTCAATCAGTCTTGGAGATTAGATAATGAAAAAATCACTACAACTTAAGCCTCTACTACTTTCACTTGCTGTTGCCGGTTCTTCAATGGCTGCAATTGCACCAGCAGCGGTTCAAGCTGAAGTTTCATATAACGCTGCAGTGAGTAACTTTTATCTATGGCGTGGTACGGATCTAAGCAATGGTCAAGGTATGGTGTCTGGTGGTGCTGATTACGCACATGATTCTGGTTTGTATGCCGGTGTTTGGGGTGCTTCGGAAGATGATGGGACCGAGTTTGACTTATATGCTGGTTACGGTATGACAAGTGGTGACTTTGGTCTTAACGTTGCTTACTGGGCTTACTTCTACCCATCAGACGGTACAAAATCTAACTTCTCTCGCGCAGATGGAACTTTACTTTCAGAGTATGAAGTTACCGGTTCTTACCTAGATTTCTCGCTGACTGCGATGATTGAAACGCAAGATCGTGAAGATATTTACTATGTAGCGAATTACAGTATTGGTCCAGTCGGTTTGTCAGCTGGTTATTATGACTTTGATGCGGACAATGCTGATTACAGCCACTACAACATCAGCTATGCTGCAACGGATAATTTATCGTTCACAATTTCAAAGGCGCAAGGCAGTGGTCTTGCTGATGAAGATAAGAAGCCTTTGTTAAATGTTGCTTACAGCTTCACATTCTAAGTTTTAGGCATTTAGCGTAAAAATCTAAGGGGGCGATGGCCCCTTTTTTATTGTTTTAGAGAAGTTGTTATATGAAAGCATTGCAGACCTCATGGAAAGGCTATTTATCTTTTACCTTGGAAAACCGATTTGGCAAAACCGTGGTAAAAGATAAACAGCATTTTGGTCCTTTGGTTCTTCAGCGAGCTTATTATCAAGAAGAAGAACGTCCTACTATCTTGGTAATCCATCCGCCCGGCGGTATTGTTGCCGGTGATGAGTTGACCACTCAAGTGCTACTCAAACCGAATGCCAAGGTCTTTATTAGTACGCCGGCGGCGACTAAGTTTTATCGCAGTACGGGCGCGTGTGCTGTGCAATTGCAGCAACTTACTTTGTATGAAAATACCCAGTTAGAGTGGTTACCACAAGAGGCTTTGTTTTTTAATCAGTGCAAAGTGCGTAATCATCTGCAATTTAACTTGATGACCGAGCAAGCTGCCTTGATTGCTTGGGATGTGGTTGGCTTTGGTCGTCCTGCTATGAATGAGGTATTTAGCGAAGGGGAGTTGCACCAAAAAATTGAAATTCGATTGGCTGATAAACCAATTTTTATTGATCAGTTTGTGTTTAGGAATATACCAGAATTGATGCACAATGCCTTTGCGTTGAATGGTCAAACCTTGATGGCGACCATGTTGTTTTATCAATCGGATGCTCAGTTGTTGTCGCAGTTAAAAGAGCAATTTTTACAACAAGACTGGGCGCCGCAATGTGGTATTACTTTGGTTGATAAGGTGTTGGTATTACGCACCTTGGACAGTGATTTGGATGATTTAAAAGCCCGTCTGATCGCCGCTTGGCAATTGGCTCGGCCATTGATTATCGGTGCGCCGCCCTTGATGCCGCGGATTTGGAAAACTTAAGTTTATTGGAGATATCTCGATGGAACTCTTGCCGAGAGAAAAAGACAAATTGTTGCTATTTACCGCCGGTTTAGTGGCGGAACGCCGCTTGGCGCGCGGGCTAAAGCTGAACTATCCTGAAGCGGTCGCCTTAATCAGTTGTGCGATTTTGGAAGGCGCGCGTGACGGCCGCACCGTGGCGGAGATGATGGATTACGGCACCACGATTTTAAGCCGTGAACAGGTAATGGACGGCGTGGCGGAGATGATTGCCGAGGTACAAGTCGAGGCGACCTTCCCCGATGGCACCAAACTGGTGACCGTGCATCAACCGATTGTTTAGGAGAACGAGATGATTCCAGGTGAAATTCAAACCCAGCCCGGCACGATTGCGCTGAATGTCGGCAGCAAAGTGATCTGTCTTAAGGTCGCCAACAGCGGCGACCGCCCAATCCAAGTCGGCTCGCATTACCATTTTGCCGAGGTGAATCCGGCGTTGCAGTTTGACCGCGTTGCCGCCAAAGGCTTTCGCTTGAATATCCCGGCCGGCACGGCGGTGCGCTTCGAGCCGGGGCAGGTGCGCCGGGTTGAACTGGTCGCCCTCGGCGGTCTGCGTCGCGTGTTCGGCTTTCAACAAGCGGTGATGGGTGACTTGGAGGAGCAAGCATGAGCTATCAATTAGAGCGCAAAGCCTACGCCGAAATGTACGGCCCGACCATCGGCGACAAGGTGCGTTTGGGCGATACCGCTTTGTGGATTGCGGTAGAGAAAGACTTCACCCTCTATGGTGAGGAGGTGAAGTTCGGCGGCGGTAAGGTGATTCGCGACGGCATGGGGCAGGGTCAAGCCTGTGCTGCCGACATTATGGATACGGTGATTACCAATGCGTTGATTCTGGATACTTGGGGGATTGTCAAAGCCGACATCGGTATTAAAAACGGTTTGATTGCTGCCATCGGCAAGGCAGGAAATTCCGATATCCAATCCGGCGTGACCATGCAAATCGGTGCCGGTACCGAAATCATCGCCGGTGAAGGGCAGATTATTACCGCCGGCGGCATTGATGCGCATATCCATTTTATCTGTCCGCAACAGATTGAAGAGGCGTTGATGTCCGGTGTCACCACCATGATCGGCGGCGGTACCGGGCCGGCGGCCGGCACCAATGCGACCACCTGCACGCCCGGACCTTGGTATCTGCACAAAATGCTCAAAGCCGCCGAAGCCTATCCGATGAATCTGGGGTTTTTAGGTAAGGGCAATGTGTCTGTGCCGCAGCCGATTGTCGAACAGATTGAGGCCGGCGCGATTGGTTTGAAACTGCATGAAGACTGGGGGAGCACGCCGGCGGCGATTGATAACTGCTTGAGTGTGGCCGAGCAATACGATGTGCAGGTAGCGATTCATACCGACACGCTAAACGAATCCGGCTTTGTCGAAGAGACGCTCGGCGCTTTAAAAGGGCGGGTGATTCATACCTACCATACCGAAGGCGCGGGCGGCGGCCATGCACCGGATATTATCGTCGCTTGCAAAATGCCGAATGTGCTGCCGTCATCGACCAATCCGACGCGTCCGTTTACCGTCAATACCATTGACGAGCATTTGGATATGTTGATGGTCTGCCACCACTTGGATCCGAACATTGTCGAAGATGTCGCTTTTGCCGAATCGCGGATTCGTCGCGAGACCATTGCGGCGGAGGATATTTTGCACGATGTCGGTGCTTTCTCGATGATTTCATCGGATTCGCAAGCGATGGGGCGGGTCGGCGAAGTGATTACCCGCACTTGGCAGACGGCGCACAAAATGAAAGTACAGCGCGGTTTTCTGCCCGAAGACGAAGCCGGCGGTGCGGATAATTTCCGTGCTAAACGCTACATCGCGAAATACACCATCAATCCGGCGATTACCCATGGCGTTGCCGACTATGTTGGGTCGGTTGAAGTCGGGAAGTTTGCCGATTTGATTTTGTGGAAACCGGCGTTTTTCGGCGCGAAACCGTCGATGATTCTTAAAGGCGGAATGATTGCCGCCGCGCCGATGGGCGATGCCAACGCCTCAATTCCGACACCGCAGCCGGTGCATTACCGTCCGATGTTCGCCAGTGCCGGTTCGGCAGTCAGCGAAACGTCGATTACTTTTTTGTCGCAAGCCGCTTACAACAGCGGTTTGGCGGCGCAACTCGGCTTGCAAAAGGTGGTCAAGCCGGTCAGAGGGACGCGCACCATTGGTAAAGCCGATATGGTGCTCAACGATTTGATGCCGAATATTACCGTGGATGCGGAAACCTATGAGGTGAAAGTCGATGGCGAGGTGATTATCTGCGAGCCCTTCGACGAGCTGCCGTTGGCGCAACGCTATTTCTTATTTTAGGAGGTTCTGTGAAAGCGTTTTATCAGGTCAATCAAACACCAGAAAATGCCGAAGATTTGGGTTTTGTCACCCTGACATTTGCTCAGCGTGAGCGCAGTCGGTTGCATGTGGAATTGGATATCGGTGAGGAAGCAGGGCTGTTTTTGCCGCGCGGTACCGTGCTCAAAGAGGGTGATGTTTTAAGTAACGAAGCGGGCTATAAAGTCACCGTTAAAGCCGCTGCCGAAAGGGTTTCCACCATCACCGCAGCGGATACGCATTTGCTCTTGCGCATCGCTTATCATTTGGGTAATCGCCATGTGCCACTGCAAGTGGAGCCAACTTGGTTGCGCTATGGTCACGACCATGTTTTGGACGATATGGTGCGCCAGTTGGGCGGTACGGTCATCGCCGAACAAGCGTCGTTTCAGCCGGAAACCGGCGCTTACGGCGGCGGGCATCACCACCACGATAATCGCTTAGCGCCGCTGCACAATCTCCGATTTGCAGACGAATCTGCTTAGTATGTCGTCGGCCTTTGCACAGCAACAGAAATTGTTGCGACTCTTGCAGTTGAATAGCCCGAGTCTGCCGATCGGCACCTATGCCTATTCGCAGGGCTTGGAAGCGGCGGTGGCGCAAGGTTTGGTGGCCGATGCGCAGCAAGCGCAACACTGGCTGCAAACCCTGTTGCGGCATACGCTGGTGCCCAACGATTTGGCCTTGCTGGTGCGCGCCTATCACGCTTGGCAAACCGAGGATTTTGCGGCGATTACAGACCTAATCGCCCACAGCCGTGCGCTGCGCGAAACCGCAGAACTTCTGCAAGAAGACACGCATTTAGCGCAGGCGTTAATTCGCCTTGCCGCGCCGCTCGAAATTCCTTTACCGGATAACTTTGCGCGTAAAAACTCCCTACCGATCGTTTATGCGCGTTTTGCCCAGCACTGGCAAATTTCGCTAGAAGATAGCCTTACCGCTTTTGCGTGGGGGTGGATGGAAAATCAGATTGCTGCGCTCTTGAAGCTTTGCTCGCTCGGGCAGACGCAAGCGCAGCAGTTGATGTTGCGGATGGATCAGCCGATTTTGGACGCGGTGCAACGGGCGATCGACTTGCCGGATGATCTGGTTGGCATGAGCCTGCCGAATTTTGCGATTTTAAGCGCGCAACATGAACAGCAATATTCGCGGCTGTTCCGTTCATAAAAATAACAAAGGAAGAGACAAATGAAACAAGCATTACGTTTAGGGATTGGCGGTCCGGTCGGTTCCGGCAAAACCGCTTTGGCGGAAATGATTTGCAAGGCGATGCGCGACCGATACAGCATCGCGGTGGTGACCAATGACATTTACACCAAAGAAGACCAACAGATTTTGATTCGCGCCGGTGCCTTGGAGGAGGCGCGCATAATCGGCGTGGAAACCGGCGGTTGCCCGCATACCGCCATCCGCGAGGACGCGTCGATGAACCTCACCGCGATTGAAGAGTTGCAGGAGACATTCCGCGATTTGGACATGGTGATTATCGAATCCGGCGGCGACAATTTGAGTGCCACTTTTAGCCCGGAATTATCGGATTTGACGCTGTATGTGATTGATGTTGCCGCCGGCGACAAGCTGCCGCGCAAAGGCGGGCCGGGGATTACCCATTCCGATCTGCTGATTATCAATAAGACCGATTTAGCGCCTTATGTCGGGGCGGATTTGAGTGTGATGGACCGCGATACCAAGCTTCAACGCGGCGATAAGCCCTATGTATTCACTAATCTGAAAACACAAGAGGGGATGGAGCAAGTCGTCGAGTTTATCGTTAAAAAAGGGATGCTGTGATGTTGGAAGCCGGATTCGTCATCGTCTTTTTTTATGGCATGTTGCACGCCTTCGGGCCGGATCACCTCACCGCAATTGCCGATTTCTCGATTGGCCGTGAACGCGCTCGTGTGTTTAAGGTGGCGCTCGGTTTTGCCATCGGGCATGGCGTGAGTTTGTATCTGTTTGCGCTCTTATTGCAGCAATTCAATCTCTCTGAGGCGCTACTGGCTTGGGGCGATATCGCTGCTGTTTCTCTTTTGATAGTGATGGGTGCTTATCTGTTGTATTTGGTTGCGGCGGATCGTATTCATGTTGGTCAGCACGCGCATAATGGGCATGAACATATTCATGTTTGGTACGGAAAGTCTCACGAGCACGCTCGTCAATCGGGAGCGACAACCAAAAAAGGTTGGATCGCAGCGGCTACTTTGGGTGTGTTAATGGGGATCGGTGGTGCGCGCGGCATGCTGGTCTCGCTGGCGGCGCTTTCCGAGCAAGCGGTCACGCCAATGATGATTGTCAGTTTTACTTTAGGTGTGGCGATTATTTTTGTGGTCTTCGGTTTTGCTTTAATGCTAGTCAATAAACGGCTGATGCAATCGCAAAAATTGCTTAGAGGCGGCTATGCCGTTATGGGGGCAACTTCGATGGGCGTGGGCAGCTTCTTGTTACTTTCTTAAGTTGCCATTGATAATCGAATATTCAATGCTGTTAAAAATTCAGTCGTTCCTTACTTGTTCATTTAGTCCACTCTGGGCGATGGCGACAATGCCTCCGCCCTGAAAAATCACCCTGTAAAAAATAGTAACGCAGATAAATTTGCATTCAAGCAGTTTATTTTTGCATCGGTCGGCGCATTTTTATGCTATAAAAACACTAATATAGAATTTGCTAATCAAGCAGATCACACAAATATAATTTATATAGATTTATACGAATATACGAAGTCACTACTACAATGAGGAGAGGGTTTATGGAAGAACCGTCACTACCCTGCGAAGACGACTATGCACTCCTAGAGCCGTCAGCAATCGTTTGGTGCGCTTATCGCAGCGCCTTAATCAGCACGCTTTTAATGGCCGGCGATACCGACCGCTATCCCATGCCATTGCATCAGCGTTTTGCTTGGTTCGGGGCGCTTTGTCTGAGCGGGACTAACCCCCAGCAGAATTTCAACGGCATTCCGAATTTGCGAACCGCTTCACGCTGCGCTGAGTTTGCCGCGCGCACAGTTCAATCCACTGTCTTAGCCCAAGCGGTGACGGCCGTTGCAAACACCGTCGAACGTGCGGCCTCGGAAAGAGCGGCGATGCGCGCCTTTTCCCGCGCCGATGTTCGCGCCCACGCCCAAGCCGCGGTTTATGCGCTGCATGCACTGGTCGATGCCGGTGAGACGGCCTGTCCGCAATTGAATAAATCCTTGCGCCAGCAACTCGCCAATGATTTTGTTCTGGCGCAGCAATACGGCGCTTTGGTTTGGGAAAAAGCATCGGCGGTTTGCGAATGGGATATGCTTGGCGAGGTACTTTCCGAGCAGGCGCAGCAGCTGGCTTTGCAACTGCAAGCGCAAGGACTGGATTTCTTGGCAGTGGATATTTTCCGTTTAGTCAACGGGGTGGCTTTAAGCAAGGCTCGTTTGGAAAACTACGCCTCGGTCTTTAAGCTGAAAGTAGGGTTGCGCAATGATGCACAAATGCTTAGAGAGCGTTTCGGTATTGAAGGCAAAGGGGTGTTGCGCATCGCCTAAGTGAAAACGGCGGCCTCTAAATGCCGCCTCGATTTGAAAGGCACTAAACCGATAGATATTGTTCGACCACTTCGTCGGTGAGTTGGTCGATGGTATTTTCGGCGACCACGCGACCGCGCTCCATAATCACAAATTGGTCGGCGAATTTGCGCGAGAAGGGCAGCTTTTGCTCGACCAATAAAATGGTGAAGTTTTCTTCCTTGGCGAGTTTTTGAATCACTTCGCCGATCATCTGCACGATGTTCGGTTGAATGCCTTCGCCGGGTTCGTCAAGAATCAGCATCGACGGGTTGGTACACAGCGCGCGGCCAATGGCCAGTTGCTGTTGCTGTCCACCGGATAAATCTCCGCCTTTGCGATGCAACATCTCTTTGAGTACCGGAAACAGTTCATAGATGCGTTGCGGAACTTCTTTAACCTTGTCTTTGCGCGCCAGTAGGCCGATTTTCAGGTTTTCCTCGACCGTCAGTTGCGAAAAGATTTCGCGTCCTTGCGGCACATAGCCGATACCGATTTCGGCGCGCTTTTCCGGGGCAATACCAATCAGTTCTTTGCCTTGATATTTGATCGAGCCGGAAGACGGCAGCAGGCCCATAATGCTTTTCATCAGCGTGGTTTTGCCCACGCCGTTGCGCCCCATGACACAGGTGATTTTGCCGGGTTCAGCGTTTAGGTTCATGTCCCAAAGCGTATGGCTTTCGCCGTAAAATTGGTTCAGGTTGGCAATTTCAATCATCAGTTATTCTCCAAGATACACGCGGCGGACATCTTCGTTGGCTTGAATCGCGTCCATATTGTTTTCCGCCAGCACAGAGCCTTCGTGCAGCACCGTGACTTTACGCGCAATCGAGCGC
Coding sequences:
- a CDS encoding urease accessory protein UreF; this translates as MSSAFAQQQKLLRLLQLNSPSLPIGTYAYSQGLEAAVAQGLVADAQQAQHWLQTLLRHTLVPNDLALLVRAYHAWQTEDFAAITDLIAHSRALRETAELLQEDTHLAQALIRLAAPLEIPLPDNFARKNSLPIVYARFAQHWQISLEDSLTAFAWGWMENQIAALLKLCSLGQTQAQQLMLRMDQPILDAVQRAIDLPDDLVGMSLPNFAILSAQHEQQYSRLFRS
- a CDS encoding urease subunit beta, encoding MIPGEIQTQPGTIALNVGSKVICLKVANSGDRPIQVGSHYHFAEVNPALQFDRVAAKGFRLNIPAGTAVRFEPGQVRRVELVALGGLRRVFGFQQAVMGDLEEQA
- the cysQ gene encoding 3'(2'),5'-bisphosphate nucleotidase CysQ, whose protein sequence is MEQCTQAHWQQWLPQVCQIALQTGRGISQMYRANQAQRFVDVEQKKDGTPVTEADHYADALIYTSLQAMTPDIPLVTEESVAKFAFAERQHWSTYWLVDPLDGTKEFIEGTGEFSVNIALIHNHRPVLGVVFGPEVNHLYYAVQGGAAFKVAVDVQSLDVERLDMSQLMSQAQPIQTARLQPDEMANVAISRRHGGRTQSFMAALGEHQTVKMGSALKSCLVAEGAAHVYPRFGPTSLWDTAASQVIVEVAGGAVLNAAGHPLEYVQTPTLLNPFFLVVCQCDYPWPPIPEVM
- the ureC gene encoding urease subunit alpha, producing MSYQLERKAYAEMYGPTIGDKVRLGDTALWIAVEKDFTLYGEEVKFGGGKVIRDGMGQGQACAADIMDTVITNALILDTWGIVKADIGIKNGLIAAIGKAGNSDIQSGVTMQIGAGTEIIAGEGQIITAGGIDAHIHFICPQQIEEALMSGVTTMIGGGTGPAAGTNATTCTPGPWYLHKMLKAAEAYPMNLGFLGKGNVSVPQPIVEQIEAGAIGLKLHEDWGSTPAAIDNCLSVAEQYDVQVAIHTDTLNESGFVEETLGALKGRVIHTYHTEGAGGGHAPDIIVACKMPNVLPSSTNPTRPFTVNTIDEHLDMLMVCHHLDPNIVEDVAFAESRIRRETIAAEDILHDVGAFSMISSDSQAMGRVGEVITRTWQTAHKMKVQRGFLPEDEAGGADNFRAKRYIAKYTINPAITHGVADYVGSVEVGKFADLILWKPAFFGAKPSMILKGGMIAAAPMGDANASIPTPQPVHYRPMFASAGSAVSETSITFLSQAAYNSGLAAQLGLQKVVKPVRGTRTIGKADMVLNDLMPNITVDAETYEVKVDGEVIICEPFDELPLAQRYFLF
- a CDS encoding urease accessory protein UreD; translated protein: MKALQTSWKGYLSFTLENRFGKTVVKDKQHFGPLVLQRAYYQEEERPTILVIHPPGGIVAGDELTTQVLLKPNAKVFISTPAATKFYRSTGACAVQLQQLTLYENTQLEWLPQEALFFNQCKVRNHLQFNLMTEQAALIAWDVVGFGRPAMNEVFSEGELHQKIEIRLADKPIFIDQFVFRNIPELMHNAFALNGQTLMATMLFYQSDAQLLSQLKEQFLQQDWAPQCGITLVDKVLVLRTLDSDLDDLKARLIAAWQLARPLIIGAPPLMPRIWKT
- the nudE gene encoding ADP compounds hydrolase NudE; translation: MSQKLPTILAEKIAAKSRIFTVQYQHLQFTNGVEVHYERLLGSQGGAVLIVPLLADGTLLLIREYGAGVGRYELGFPKGKVDPGETWLEATLRESKEEIAHRPQTVELLDSVSLAAGYMTHQTHIVLATGLEPAIAEGDEPEPLEIVPWHIDDWAKLLAHPDFSEGRAYAALFLVLKHLGKI
- the ureE gene encoding urease accessory protein UreE: MKAFYQVNQTPENAEDLGFVTLTFAQRERSRLHVELDIGEEAGLFLPRGTVLKEGDVLSNEAGYKVTVKAAAERVSTITAADTHLLLRIAYHLGNRHVPLQVEPTWLRYGHDHVLDDMVRQLGGTVIAEQASFQPETGAYGGGHHHHDNRLAPLHNLRFADESA
- the ureA gene encoding urease subunit gamma — encoded protein: MELLPREKDKLLLFTAGLVAERRLARGLKLNYPEAVALISCAILEGARDGRTVAEMMDYGTTILSREQVMDGVAEMIAEVQVEATFPDGTKLVTVHQPIV
- the urtE gene encoding urea ABC transporter ATP-binding subunit UrtE, whose translation is MIEIANLNQFYGESHTLWDMNLNAEPGKITCVMGRNGVGKTTLMKSIMGLLPSSGSIKYQGKELIGIAPEKRAEIGIGYVPQGREIFSQLTVEENLKIGLLARKDKVKEVPQRIYELFPVLKEMLHRKGGDLSGGQQQQLAIGRALCTNPSMLILDEPGEGIQPNIVQMIGEVIQKLAKEENFTILLVEQKLPFSRKFADQFVIMERGRVVAENTIDQLTDEVVEQYLSV
- the ureG gene encoding urease accessory protein UreG codes for the protein MKQALRLGIGGPVGSGKTALAEMICKAMRDRYSIAVVTNDIYTKEDQQILIRAGALEEARIIGVETGGCPHTAIREDASMNLTAIEELQETFRDLDMVIIESGGDNLSATFSPELSDLTLYVIDVAAGDKLPRKGGPGITHSDLLIINKTDLAPYVGADLSVMDRDTKLQRGDKPYVFTNLKTQEGMEQVVEFIVKKGML
- a CDS encoding TorF family putative porin; protein product: MKKSLQLKPLLLSLAVAGSSMAAIAPAAVQAEVSYNAAVSNFYLWRGTDLSNGQGMVSGGADYAHDSGLYAGVWGASEDDGTEFDLYAGYGMTSGDFGLNVAYWAYFYPSDGTKSNFSRADGTLLSEYEVTGSYLDFSLTAMIETQDREDIYYVANYSIGPVGLSAGYYDFDADNADYSHYNISYAATDNLSFTISKAQGSGLADEDKKPLLNVAYSFTF